A single region of the Kryptolebias marmoratus isolate JLee-2015 linkage group LG10, ASM164957v2, whole genome shotgun sequence genome encodes:
- the six6a gene encoding homeobox protein SIX6a, whose amino-acid sequence MFQLPILNFSPQQVAGVCETLEESGDVERLGRFLWSLPVAPAACEVLNKNESVLRARAVVAFHTGNFRELYHILENHKFTKESHTKLQALWLEAHYQEAEKLRGRPLGPVDKYRVRKKFPLPRTIWDGEQKTHCFKERTRHLLREWYLQDPYPNPSKKRELAQATGLTPTQVGNWFKNRRQRDRAAAAKNRLQQQVLSGGSVRSLADEDGTVDRLGNSSSPEASLSSKAAASAISITSSDSECDI is encoded by the exons ATGTTTCAGCTGCCCATCTTGAATTTCAGCCCCCAGCAGGTCGCCGGGGTCTGCGAGACTCTGGAGGAGAGCGGGGACGTGGAGCGCCTGGGCCGCTTCCTCTGGTCGCTGCCCGTCGCGCCGGCGGCCTGCGAGGTCCTCAACAAGAACGAGTCGGTGCTGAGGGCCCGGGCCGTCGTCGCCTTCCACACGGGCAATTTCCGTGAACTCTACCACATCCTGGAGAACCACAAGTTCACCAAAGAGTCGCACACGAAGCTGCAGGCGCTGTGGCTGGAGGCGCACTACCAGGAGGCGGAGAAGCTGCGGGGCCGCCCGCTGGGGCCCGTGGACAAATACAGGGTGCGCAAGAAGTTCCCCCTGCCCAGAACCATATGGGACGGAGAGCAGAAAACCCACTGCTTCAAGGAGAGAACCCGGCACTTGCTAAGAGAGTGGTATTTGCAGGACCCGTACCCGAATCCCAGCAAAAAGCGGGAGCTTGCACAGGCTACCGGACTCACACCCACACAAGTGGGGAACTGGTTTAAAAACCgcagacaaagagacagagCGGCTGCTGCCAAGAACAG gcTACAGCAGCAGGTCCTGTCCGGCGGCTCGGTTCGCTCCTTGGCGGACGAGGATGGCACCGTGGACCGCCTGGGGAACTCGTCCAGTCCGGAGGCCAGCCTGTCCAGCAAGGCGGCCGCCTCGGCCATCTCCATCACCTCCAGCGACAGCGAATGTGACATCTGA